A stretch of the Desulfobacter sp. genome encodes the following:
- a CDS encoding DUF2804 domain-containing protein — MSLVHPWSGPFNRQDTSGLVGLPLPQKFKNAFKEKRWCYAGIVSDDIFFGAAVVHLGYAASGFCFGFDRKTKKMVEYTKVGLPTNQVRYDRNPESGTCWFKRGQNLIEISGCRPQRKLKVNLKEKNLTADIDIFPPDSGFAPMHFPMDMGRGKNAFTTKAAGLSAKGHIKMGDKHYFLSPETGFAIFDWTHGAYPRQTFWNWACGAGQTRDKTDTNETQAIGFNFSKGVYENGRLENTLWINGKPEPVSAVDFSYDPKNPTAPWEIVSTEPKIKLRFTPEGMRQANDNFIVLASRFIQPCGRFKGEITLKSGQTLVLKNTGGVVEEHYAKW, encoded by the coding sequence ATGAGTCTTGTTCACCCCTGGTCCGGCCCTTTTAACCGTCAAGACACCTCAGGCCTGGTTGGCCTGCCCCTGCCCCAAAAATTCAAAAATGCATTCAAAGAAAAACGCTGGTGCTATGCCGGAATTGTATCCGACGATATTTTTTTCGGGGCAGCCGTTGTCCACCTCGGATATGCAGCCTCTGGATTCTGTTTCGGGTTTGACAGAAAGACCAAAAAAATGGTGGAATATACAAAGGTGGGCCTTCCCACAAACCAGGTCCGGTATGACCGGAATCCGGAATCCGGCACCTGTTGGTTTAAAAGGGGTCAAAACCTCATTGAGATTTCAGGGTGCCGTCCCCAGCGAAAACTCAAGGTCAACCTTAAAGAAAAAAACCTGACCGCAGATATTGATATTTTCCCGCCCGACTCAGGGTTTGCCCCCATGCATTTCCCCATGGACATGGGCCGCGGTAAAAACGCCTTTACCACCAAGGCTGCCGGGTTGAGCGCCAAAGGCCATATCAAGATGGGGGATAAACACTATTTTTTATCCCCTGAAACAGGATTTGCCATTTTTGACTGGACCCATGGGGCCTATCCCCGGCAGACCTTTTGGAACTGGGCCTGCGGGGCCGGACAGACCCGGGATAAAACGGATACAAATGAGACACAGGCCATTGGGTTTAATTTTTCAAAGGGGGTGTATGAAAACGGGAGACTGGAAAATACCCTGTGGATCAACGGGAAGCCTGAGCCGGTATCGGCCGTGGACTTTTCCTATGATCCCAAAAATCCGACAGCTCCCTGGGAGATCGTATCAACTGAGCCGAAAATAAAGCTGAGGTTTACCCCGGAAGGCATGCGCCAGGCCAATGACAATTTCATTGTTCTGGCCAGCCGATTTATCCAGCCCTGCGGCCGGTTCAAAGGAGAAATCACCTTAAAATCCGGCCAGACCCTTGTCTTAAAAAACACAGGCGGAGTGGTTGAAGAACACTATGCCAAATGGTAG
- a CDS encoding NAD(P)H-hydrate dehydratase, producing MILVTAAQMQAMDQKTIHEFGIPGRVLMENTGRGALEMLVDLFDPIENHRVAIVAGRGNNGGDGFVIGRYLMEMGVSVSFFLLSDRNRVTGDAKANMALAETLLAQHPDSQFIEIPDAPAFNRYFEHLLDHDLFVDAIFGTGLNSDIRGFFEEVITCLNQSGKPVFSVDIPSGIHADTGKVCGVAIEADATATFGFAKAGQVLYPGNFHTNDLEIIDIGIPGHIAKAETPTLFLPEIKEVASLLPPRAFVSHKGNFGHVMVLAGSPGKTGAAALCANAAMRSGAGLVTLGIPEKLMDVIEPMVIEPMTLGLAQTDSGGLSAKAAGPVLDQIKDKQVLAIGPGIGTDPQTRTLLKELVKKSHLPMVIDADGLNCLAGDPDIFRSAKAPVILTPHPGEMGRLTHKTAQEIQADRLAIAQGFSKKFNLILVLKGAQSLVACPDGTCFICPTGNPGMASGGMGDVLTGMIAGFLGQGLAPEAAALTAVFVHGLCGDRLAENHAVGFLASDMVNEIPAAIEDLQP from the coding sequence ATGATCCTTGTCACAGCAGCACAGATGCAGGCCATGGACCAAAAGACCATTCATGAATTTGGCATCCCGGGACGGGTACTCATGGAAAATACAGGAAGAGGCGCCCTGGAAATGCTGGTAGATCTTTTCGACCCCATTGAAAACCACAGGGTGGCCATTGTTGCGGGCCGGGGAAACAACGGCGGGGATGGATTTGTCATAGGCCGCTACCTCATGGAAATGGGGGTAAGCGTCAGTTTTTTTCTCCTGTCCGACCGGAACCGGGTCACAGGGGATGCCAAGGCAAATATGGCCCTGGCAGAAACCCTTCTGGCCCAGCATCCAGACTCCCAGTTCATTGAGATACCGGATGCGCCGGCCTTTAACAGGTATTTTGAACATCTATTGGACCATGACCTTTTTGTGGATGCGATTTTCGGAACCGGGCTCAACTCAGATATCCGAGGTTTTTTCGAGGAGGTGATCACCTGCCTGAACCAGTCTGGCAAACCTGTTTTCAGCGTGGATATTCCCTCGGGCATTCATGCGGACACAGGCAAAGTCTGCGGGGTGGCCATTGAGGCCGATGCCACGGCCACCTTTGGCTTTGCCAAGGCAGGCCAGGTCCTGTATCCGGGCAATTTTCACACCAATGACCTGGAAATCATTGACATCGGCATTCCCGGCCACATTGCCAAGGCTGAAACCCCAACGCTTTTTTTACCTGAGATAAAAGAGGTGGCCAGCCTTTTGCCCCCAAGAGCCTTTGTTTCCCACAAGGGAAATTTCGGCCATGTGATGGTCCTGGCAGGGTCGCCGGGTAAAACAGGGGCCGCAGCCCTTTGCGCCAATGCTGCCATGCGCAGCGGTGCAGGCCTTGTGACCTTGGGGATTCCTGAAAAACTCATGGATGTGATCGAACCCATGGTGATCGAACCCATGACCCTGGGGCTTGCCCAGACAGACTCAGGCGGTCTGTCAGCAAAGGCGGCCGGCCCTGTTCTGGACCAGATAAAAGACAAGCAGGTCCTGGCCATTGGGCCTGGAATCGGCACAGATCCCCAGACCCGGACGCTTTTAAAAGAACTTGTAAAAAAATCCCATCTGCCCATGGTTATTGACGCGGACGGCCTCAACTGCCTGGCCGGGGATCCCGATATTTTCCGATCCGCAAAAGCGCCGGTCATACTCACCCCCCACCCCGGAGAAATGGGGCGGCTGACCCATAAAACAGCCCAAGAAATCCAGGCCGACCGGTTGGCCATTGCCCAAGGCTTTTCAAAAAAATTTAATCTTATCCTGGTGCTCAAAGGGGCCCAGTCCCTGGTCGCCTGTCCGGACGGCACCTGTTTTATCTGCCCCACGGGCAACCCCGGAATGGCGTCAGGGGGCATGGGGGATGTGCTCACCGGCATGATCGCAGGGTTTTTGGGGCAGGGCCTGGCCCCCGAGGCTGCCGCGCTCACTGCGGTTTTCGTCCATGGCCTGTGCGGAGACCGCTTGGCTGAAAACCATGCTGTGGGCTTTCTGGCATCTGACATGGTCAATGAGATTCCTGCAGCGATAGAGGACTTGCAACCATGA
- the tsaE gene encoding tRNA (adenosine(37)-N6)-threonylcarbamoyltransferase complex ATPase subunit type 1 TsaE has protein sequence MISLVSESAQTTADLGCKIGTHLSTLTNGFAIALTGDLGTGKTCFVQGLAQGLMVDQGYYITSPTFNIINEYPARSKRLVHMDLYRLSDAEELEYLGIEDLLGEDAVLAVEWPVFLEETGFKFDLELRFEFDKDFNRVISIFPSGQHGTNLLSSLIL, from the coding sequence ATGATCAGCCTGGTCTCTGAATCTGCCCAGACCACAGCAGATCTGGGCTGTAAAATCGGTACCCACCTGTCAACCCTGACCAATGGGTTTGCCATCGCCCTCACAGGGGATCTGGGCACGGGAAAAACCTGCTTTGTCCAGGGACTGGCCCAGGGCCTCATGGTGGATCAGGGGTATTATATCACCAGCCCCACCTTTAATATCATCAATGAATATCCTGCCCGGTCCAAGCGGCTTGTACACATGGACCTATACCGCTTGTCAGATGCAGAGGAACTTGAATACCTCGGAATTGAAGACCTTTTAGGAGAGGATGCGGTCCTGGCTGTGGAGTGGCCGGTATTCTTAGAAGAAACAGGGTTTAAGTTCGATCTTGAATTACGGTTTGAATTTGACAAGGATTTTAACCGGGTGATTTCCATTTTTCCGTCTGGACAACACGGAACAAATCTGTTAAGCAGTTTGATTCTATAA
- a CDS encoding aspartate kinase: MSLRVQKYGGTSVADIERISHVADRVQKAHDQGDQVVVVLSAMAGVTDKLIALANQASSAPDKRELDVLLATGEQTTAAILAMMLKARGYKAKSFLGFQAGIHTDHMSGKARILDIDSQKLKMALDEGQIVVVAGFQGADDEGDITTLGRGGSDTSAVAIAASVKADVCEIFTDVDGVYTTDPRICPDAKKISAISYEEMLEMAILGAKVLQIRSVEFAKKYNVPVHVRSSFNEEEGTMVINESADMESPVVSGITCDMNEARITLKRVPDQPGVSAKIFGPLAEAEIMVDMIIQNTRSQGETDLTFTVTNDDFERAKEISEAVAKKIGAGEIKTATEIAKVSVIGLGMKSHSGVAATMFEALASENINIRLISTSEIRISCVILSKYAELAVRTLHAAFGLDQE, from the coding sequence ATGTCGTTAAGGGTTCAAAAATACGGCGGCACGTCAGTGGCAGATATCGAACGGATCTCCCATGTGGCTGACCGGGTGCAAAAAGCCCATGACCAAGGAGACCAGGTGGTGGTGGTACTCTCTGCCATGGCCGGAGTAACAGACAAACTCATTGCCCTGGCCAACCAGGCATCATCGGCCCCGGACAAAAGAGAACTGGATGTATTGCTGGCCACAGGCGAACAGACCACGGCAGCCATCCTGGCCATGATGCTCAAGGCCAGGGGATACAAAGCCAAATCCTTTTTAGGGTTCCAGGCCGGGATCCACACGGATCACATGTCCGGAAAGGCAAGGATACTTGATATTGACAGCCAAAAATTAAAAATGGCCCTAGATGAAGGGCAGATTGTCGTGGTTGCAGGATTCCAGGGCGCAGACGACGAGGGAGACATTACCACCCTGGGCCGGGGAGGATCTGATACCTCAGCCGTTGCCATTGCCGCCTCCGTCAAGGCGGATGTCTGTGAAATATTTACAGATGTGGACGGCGTCTATACCACGGATCCCAGAATCTGTCCCGATGCCAAAAAGATATCTGCCATTTCCTACGAAGAAATGCTTGAGATGGCCATTCTCGGAGCAAAGGTGCTCCAGATCAGGTCCGTAGAATTTGCAAAAAAATACAATGTGCCCGTACATGTCCGGTCATCATTTAACGAGGAGGAAGGAACCATGGTTATCAATGAAAGCGCTGATATGGAAAGTCCGGTTGTATCAGGCATTACCTGTGACATGAATGAAGCAAGGATCACCCTGAAACGGGTTCCGGATCAGCCCGGGGTCTCTGCAAAAATCTTCGGCCCCCTGGCCGAGGCGGAAATCATGGTGGACATGATCATCCAGAATACCCGGAGCCAGGGCGAAACCGACCTGACCTTCACCGTCACCAATGATGATTTTGAACGGGCCAAAGAAATCTCCGAAGCTGTTGCCAAAAAAATAGGCGCAGGGGAAATCAAAACCGCCACGGAAATTGCCAAAGTATCGGTCATCGGCCTGGGCATGAAGAGTCATTCAGGGGTGGCTGCCACTATGTTCGAGGCCCTGGCCTCTGAAAACATTAATATCAGATTAATCTCCACCTCTGAGATCAGAATTTCCTGTGTAATCTTGTCAAAATATGCAGAACTTGCAGTCAGAACCCTGCACGCGGCATTTGGACTGGACCAGGAATAA
- the pyrF gene encoding orotidine-5'-phosphate decarboxylase has protein sequence MQKNGKDYIVFPLDFPSMEEAISHVRILDGHVGMFKIGLELFISQGHSVVETIRSLTRAEIFLDLKLHDISATVGRAMTRVADLGVDLITVHCSSSIDMLESAVKAGGGNLKVLGVTLLTDNDASAVKAGGFKEAYVQSPMDLVMLRAKMAEAAGCAGVVCSGRETTMIKQSLGKSFLAVTPGIRPDWSLLAQDDQKRITTPGQAVLAGSDYLVIGRPIRDAKDPVKAAEMVAQEVEMVLHSL, from the coding sequence ATGCAGAAAAACGGTAAGGATTATATTGTATTTCCCTTGGATTTTCCCTCAATGGAAGAGGCGATATCCCATGTTCGGATTTTGGACGGCCATGTGGGCATGTTCAAGATCGGTCTGGAACTTTTTATTTCCCAGGGCCACTCGGTTGTGGAAACGATCAGATCATTGACCCGGGCTGAAATTTTTCTGGATCTTAAGCTTCATGATATTTCGGCGACCGTTGGCCGGGCCATGACCCGGGTGGCGGATTTAGGCGTGGATCTTATTACGGTGCATTGTTCCTCTTCAATTGATATGCTTGAATCGGCAGTCAAGGCCGGCGGCGGGAATTTAAAGGTCCTCGGGGTTACTTTGCTCACGGACAATGATGCCTCTGCTGTCAAAGCCGGGGGGTTCAAAGAGGCCTATGTGCAGTCTCCCATGGATCTTGTCATGCTCCGGGCAAAGATGGCCGAGGCAGCCGGGTGTGCCGGCGTGGTCTGTTCCGGCAGGGAAACCACCATGATCAAACAGAGCCTGGGCAAGTCATTTTTGGCCGTGACCCCTGGTATTCGGCCGGATTGGAGTTTATTGGCCCAGGATGATCAAAAACGGATCACCACCCCTGGACAGGCTGTCCTGGCCGGCAGTGATTATCTTGTCATCGGCAGGCCCATCAGGGATGCAAAAGATCCTGTCAAGGCCGCTGAAATGGTGGCCCAGGAAGTTGAGATGGTATTACACTCTTTGTAA
- a CDS encoding response regulator, which translates to MTDDTKSRQALIDEINALSAENKRLKQALSCSQPDLKSGQKAKSVQGKTILIVDDNEHTRTLVADMVMELGYDGVEAATPDDAISFFSSAQDKIDLIISDIVMPGGDGPAMVNKILKIKPDIKVIFMSGYAEDEIVHDAVYQIQDSCTAFIKKPFTLTDLEALIGEQINE; encoded by the coding sequence ATGACTGACGATACCAAATCCAGGCAGGCGCTGATTGATGAAATCAATGCCCTTTCCGCGGAAAACAAACGATTAAAACAGGCGCTTTCTTGTTCCCAGCCGGATCTTAAATCCGGTCAAAAAGCAAAATCAGTACAAGGGAAAACCATACTCATCGTAGACGATAATGAGCATACCAGAACCCTTGTCGCAGACATGGTCATGGAACTTGGATATGATGGGGTGGAGGCTGCCACGCCAGACGATGCCATAAGTTTTTTTTCAAGCGCTCAGGACAAAATTGACCTGATCATCTCGGACATTGTCATGCCCGGAGGAGACGGGCCTGCCATGGTCAATAAAATCCTGAAAATCAAACCCGACATCAAGGTCATTTTCATGTCCGGATACGCAGAGGACGAAATTGTTCACGATGCCGTGTATCAAATCCAGGATTCCTGCACGGCCTTTATTAAAAAGCCTTTTACCCTGACAGATCTTGAAGCTCTGATTGGGGAACAAATTAATGAATAA
- a CDS encoding GGDEF domain-containing protein: MLNHIYPDTLETTGNYLRLALKQIAKHKQPYNPISYALWYEYASGRNPQLNKDIEEFEKKDSIIPFDMILKWFRKYIADQQTLLAEKKTKKFQSILNEMTKHLGNSGDRLNDQGNRLEAYTSHLGKTASMEDVRNISQGIMSETKSIIKGSSALKQDMDETMSEIDALKKELEGFKEAAKTDMLTGLLNRRGFDEAVDSVIELSHEKDSPLTLIITDIDHFKKVNDTHGHLIGDNVLKMLAKLLKDHIKGKDIAARFGGGEEFILVLPETNLKGGFILSEQIRHSLQNMRWRTKNSGEPIGSITISLGVAQYKKGEDLNTLIERADNALYYAKENGRNKTITELDIEAA, from the coding sequence ATGCTTAATCATATATATCCCGATACCTTGGAAACCACTGGAAATTATCTGCGCCTGGCCTTAAAACAAATTGCCAAGCACAAACAGCCTTACAATCCCATATCCTACGCCTTGTGGTATGAGTATGCCTCTGGCCGGAACCCCCAATTAAACAAGGATATTGAGGAATTTGAAAAAAAGGATTCTATTATTCCCTTTGATATGATTCTCAAGTGGTTCAGAAAATATATTGCGGATCAACAGACCCTGCTGGCTGAAAAAAAGACAAAGAAATTCCAGTCCATTCTCAATGAAATGACCAAGCACCTGGGCAATTCGGGGGACCGGCTAAACGACCAGGGAAACCGCTTGGAGGCCTATACCAGCCATTTGGGCAAAACCGCTTCCATGGAAGATGTCAGAAATATTTCCCAGGGTATTATGTCCGAAACCAAATCCATCATCAAAGGCTCCAGCGCCCTGAAACAGGATATGGATGAGACCATGAGTGAAATAGATGCCTTAAAAAAAGAGCTGGAAGGATTTAAAGAGGCTGCCAAAACCGATATGCTGACAGGCCTGCTCAACCGGCGGGGATTTGATGAGGCTGTTGATTCTGTTATTGAATTATCCCATGAAAAGGACTCTCCTTTAACCCTTATTATCACGGATATTGATCATTTTAAAAAAGTCAACGATACCCATGGCCATCTTATCGGGGACAATGTTCTAAAAATGCTGGCCAAACTCCTCAAGGACCATATTAAAGGCAAGGATATTGCCGCCAGATTCGGGGGGGGGGAAGAATTTATCCTGGTGTTGCCTGAAACCAACCTGAAAGGCGGATTTATCCTTTCCGAACAGATCCGTCACAGCCTTCAAAACATGCGGTGGCGGACCAAGAATTCGGGCGAACCCATAGGCTCTATCACCATTTCCCTGGGCGTGGCCCAGTATAAGAAGGGTGAAGACTTGAACACATTGATTGAAAGGGCAGACAATGCCCTGTACTATGCCAAGGAAAATGGCCGGAATAAAACCATCACAGAACTGGACATAGAAGCAGCCTGA
- the ilvN gene encoding acetolactate synthase small subunit, producing the protein MLVENEPGVTARITGLFAGRGCNIETICGAPTANPKMSIITITTLTSPLMLEQCMKQIKRLVNVIKLRDMTGERAVKREMALVCVKANPEHQERIKTLIRDFGGKLLDQGSLHYIFEVTGDEDAIDLLLEELAPFGIKKLARSGVLALYRES; encoded by the coding sequence ATGCTGGTTGAAAATGAACCCGGGGTCACAGCCAGAATCACAGGACTTTTTGCAGGCAGAGGATGCAATATTGAAACCATCTGCGGCGCCCCAACGGCCAACCCTAAAATGTCTATAATCACCATCACCACCCTGACCAGTCCCTTGATGCTTGAACAATGCATGAAACAAATCAAACGGCTGGTCAATGTGATCAAGCTTCGAGATATGACCGGGGAAAGAGCAGTAAAAAGAGAAATGGCCCTGGTCTGCGTCAAGGCAAATCCAGAACACCAGGAACGCATCAAAACCCTGATCCGGGATTTTGGTGGAAAACTTCTGGACCAGGGCAGTCTTCACTATATATTTGAAGTCACCGGAGACGAGGATGCCATTGATCTGCTTTTAGAAGAACTGGCACCCTTTGGAATTAAAAAACTGGCCCGCTCCGGAGTCCTTGCCCTGTACCGGGAATCCTGA
- a CDS encoding HDOD domain-containing protein yields MSYSTIEPVAAGQFKAMKKSNLVFQAYLRTCLGVALYDRVNNAGGMIHILLPAPPGKSATDTPEKYASTGIPMLIKALTDLGCSPGNLKACIAGGALVGPISQQDMGLDIGGRSADIARSILKTQGIEILTSETGGFFTCTLELDMNTGNTQIKPAWEQTLTHDGVFNPPDMEKIIQTIDTLKPIPQMALKILRMFQQGTANLSDITQELSQDQVLSAQTLKLCNSALFAGTIKIDTLKDAVVLLGKDMLVKTVITAAVKTYYTQTGPSGYSLCKGGLFFHAVGMGAMAEKLAQKTQKADPQKAYTAGLLHDIGKVVLDQFISDAAPLMFRTLGKENQSFIDSEKKILGITHCQAGAILADKWQLSDALCQVIRYHHTPEKANENQDLVAIVYLADLIMEKFLAGYDLEQIQTHSLVPVLKQLDLNMMDLSEIIDGLPLEAITQNPMSKDGTANDR; encoded by the coding sequence ATGAGCTATTCAACAATCGAACCTGTTGCCGCCGGTCAATTCAAGGCAATGAAAAAATCCAACCTGGTTTTCCAGGCCTATCTGAGAACCTGTCTTGGGGTAGCCCTGTACGATCGGGTAAACAACGCCGGAGGCATGATCCATATTCTTTTACCTGCACCGCCTGGGAAATCTGCCACAGATACACCTGAAAAATACGCTTCCACAGGTATTCCCATGCTGATCAAAGCGTTGACCGACCTGGGGTGTAGCCCGGGCAATCTCAAAGCCTGCATTGCCGGCGGCGCCCTGGTGGGTCCCATATCCCAGCAGGACATGGGCCTGGATATCGGGGGGCGGTCTGCAGACATTGCCCGGTCCATCTTAAAAACCCAGGGCATAGAAATTCTTACATCCGAAACCGGAGGATTTTTCACCTGCACCCTTGAGCTGGACATGAATACCGGAAACACCCAGATAAAACCGGCATGGGAGCAGACCCTCACCCATGATGGGGTTTTCAATCCACCGGACATGGAAAAAATAATTCAGACCATTGACACCCTTAAACCCATCCCCCAGATGGCTTTGAAAATTTTAAGGATGTTCCAGCAGGGAACGGCGAATCTTTCCGACATTACCCAAGAATTGTCCCAGGATCAGGTGCTCAGCGCCCAGACTCTGAAATTGTGCAATTCAGCCCTGTTTGCAGGCACCATTAAAATTGACACCCTTAAAGATGCCGTCGTCCTCCTGGGAAAAGACATGCTGGTCAAAACCGTGATTACCGCTGCCGTGAAAACCTATTATACCCAAACCGGCCCGTCAGGATACTCATTGTGCAAAGGCGGGCTTTTCTTCCATGCCGTGGGCATGGGCGCCATGGCTGAAAAACTGGCCCAAAAGACCCAAAAAGCCGACCCGCAAAAAGCATATACGGCAGGTCTTCTTCACGATATCGGCAAGGTTGTTCTGGACCAGTTCATTTCAGACGCAGCCCCCCTGATGTTCAGAACCCTGGGCAAGGAAAACCAGAGCTTCATTGATTCGGAAAAAAAGATACTCGGCATCACCCATTGCCAGGCCGGCGCCATCCTGGCGGACAAGTGGCAGCTGTCCGATGCTCTATGCCAGGTCATCCGCTACCACCATACCCCTGAAAAAGCAAATGAGAACCAAGATCTTGTTGCCATTGTCTACCTGGCAGATCTGATCATGGAAAAATTTCTTGCCGGATATGATCTTGAACAGATCCAGACCCATAGCCTGGTGCCGGTCCTCAAACAATTGGACCTGAACATGATGGACCTGTCTGAAATAATTGACGGTCTGCCCTTGGAAGCCATCACCCAAAACCCTATGTCAAAAGACGGAACAGCCAATGACAGATAA
- a CDS encoding L-seryl-tRNA(Sec) selenium transferase codes for MTDKQQQLKTLPGVDHLLVIAQEDERFSTLPRKVVLEAIRTSIDRTRKNILADIPTKPHDDAILSSAAALAQETMKNRLIPLINATGVVLHTNLGRALLCQDSVDNIQKISQSYSNLELNLDTGKRGIRYAAIEDLICELTGAQAAMAVNNNAGAVLLALNTIAQGTQVVVSRGELVEIGGSFRIPDVMTKSGCILKEVGTTNRTHLKDYQDAVTEETGLLLKVHTSNYKIEGFTASVSLTDLVHLGKEKNIPVMEDLGSGTLIDFSPFGMPPEPLVSERVAAGTDVVTFSGDKLLGGPQAGIIVGKKQTIDQIKANPLTRALRIDKLTLAALESTLKLYKDPQTAMSKIPTLRMLTLPYEKICKKAQALFNLLEKALGPKAEIGQADMESRPGGGSFPELKLPTRCVTVRPKAMSVSALEKALRASNPPVMGRIEDNKFIIDPRTLQEGQDELLLLTLNSLLNKK; via the coding sequence ATGACAGATAAACAGCAGCAATTAAAAACCTTGCCAGGGGTGGATCACCTTCTGGTGATTGCCCAGGAGGATGAGCGGTTTTCCACCCTTCCCCGGAAGGTCGTCCTTGAAGCCATCAGAACAAGTATTGACAGGACCCGGAAAAATATTCTGGCAGACATCCCCACAAAGCCCCATGATGATGCCATTCTGTCATCTGCCGCCGCCCTGGCCCAAGAAACCATGAAAAACCGCCTGATTCCCCTGATCAATGCCACAGGCGTGGTGCTCCACACCAACCTGGGCCGGGCCCTGCTTTGCCAGGATTCAGTTGACAACATCCAAAAAATTTCACAATCCTATTCAAACCTGGAACTCAACCTTGACACGGGTAAACGGGGCATAAGATATGCCGCCATTGAAGACCTGATCTGCGAACTTACAGGGGCCCAGGCGGCCATGGCTGTAAATAATAATGCAGGTGCCGTGCTTCTGGCCCTGAACACCATTGCCCAAGGCACCCAGGTTGTGGTGTCAAGGGGAGAACTTGTGGAAATCGGCGGCTCCTTTAGAATACCGGATGTGATGACCAAAAGCGGCTGCATCCTCAAAGAGGTCGGCACCACCAACCGGACCCATTTAAAGGATTACCAGGATGCCGTCACAGAAGAGACAGGGCTCCTTCTCAAGGTCCATACCAGCAACTACAAAATTGAAGGGTTTACCGCCTCTGTTTCTCTGACCGACCTGGTTCATCTGGGAAAAGAAAAAAACATTCCGGTTATGGAAGATTTAGGCTCGGGCACCCTCATTGATTTCAGCCCCTTTGGCATGCCCCCTGAACCCCTGGTCTCTGAACGGGTGGCCGCAGGCACGGACGTGGTGACATTCAGCGGGGACAAACTGCTGGGCGGCCCCCAGGCCGGCATCATCGTGGGTAAAAAACAGACCATTGACCAGATCAAGGCCAACCCCCTGACCCGGGCCCTGCGCATTGACAAGTTGACCCTGGCGGCCCTGGAATCCACACTCAAGCTGTACAAGGATCCCCAGACAGCCATGTCCAAGATCCCCACCTTGAGAATGCTGACCCTGCCCTATGAAAAAATCTGCAAAAAAGCCCAGGCCCTTTTCAATCTTCTGGAAAAAGCACTTGGTCCTAAAGCTGAAATCGGGCAGGCCGACATGGAATCCAGGCCCGGAGGCGGATCTTTTCCCGAGCTGAAACTGCCCACCCGGTGCGTGACCGTACGGCCCAAGGCCATGTCCGTATCCGCCCTGGAAAAAGCATTACGCGCGTCAAATCCTCCGGTAATGGGCCGGATCGAGGATAACAAATTTATTATCGATCCAAGGACCCTCCAAGAGGGTCAGGATGAACTGCTTTTACTAACCCTTAACAGTCTACTGAATAAAAAATGA